From the genome of Impatiens glandulifera chromosome 9, dImpGla2.1, whole genome shotgun sequence, one region includes:
- the LOC124913882 gene encoding rRNA-processing protein fcf2-like, protein MSEKGPIIGLSWDPKLPSFLSSTTTVGIFDRPSSVLYKPSSSQLIDGLFVPPNNPKQINKLMRKQVKDTAGKSWFDMPAPTVTPELKKDLQLLKLRGVMDPKRHYKKGDSRSKTLPKYFQVGTVIESSSEFFTGRLTKKERKTTIADELLSDPSLGDYRKRKVQEIEGHNRPAVVDKWKIRGKHSRKRAKQRRN, encoded by the exons ATGTCCGAAAAAGGACCAATAATTGGCCTCTCGTGGGACCCAAAACTACCTTCGTTCTTATCTTCAACCACAACAGTTGGGATATTCGATAGGCCAAGCAGTGTTTTGTATAAACCCAGCAGCAGCCAACTTATTGATGGACTGTTTGTCCCGCCTAACAATCCCAAGCAGATAAACAAATTGATGCGCAAACAAGTTAAGGACACTGCTGGAAAGAGTTG GTTTGACATGCCTGCTCCGACAGTCACCCCTGAGTTGAAGAAGGATCTTCAGCTATTGAAG TTAAGGGGTGTTATGGATCCAAAGAGGCACTATAAAAAGGGTGATTCAAGATCAAAGACACTTCCCAAGTATTTCCAG GTGGGCACAGTAATAGAATCATCCTCAGAATTCTTTACAGGCAGGCTTACGAAGAAGGAAAGGAAAACAACTATTGCTGATGAGCTGCTTTCTGATCCTTCCCTTGGCGATTACAG GAAGCGCAAAGTGCAAGAGATAGAAGGACATAATAGGCCTGCTGTAGTTGACAAATGGAAAATAAGGGGCAAACACTCTAGAAAACGAGCAAAGCAAAGAAGAAACTAA